Proteins encoded by one window of Flavobacterium sp. N502540:
- a CDS encoding ATP-binding protein, translated as MNDFKLIAIIPLSGCNSAFSKSLTLGTPFQFYQHYDILTEANEKITNVTAIEKLHSVKDLYKLSNGIKLNISAVAGKNGSGKSTIFELFYYAIYLTATRPSEGEEPLLNKAFGYLQYQKNTAEQHRRSLIHAAKLPGFEKLDAEKTKKIDNLEVYIFEIIRENELKINASRFSSLPQIYEHVSAQLQNRISDLDFEIEQEKAKESLLDESFNVSVLYETGGEIRELLCRGGEVEHSRFDQKLDGAKFPLENFSLNDFFYTISLNYSHHSLNSKNLGHWINKLFHKNDGYRTPVVINPMRHEGNFNINDELKLSRERLLSNLAYNLINSDDNLLLDRYKVTRFIFTPKLGPGLKDIDQLTLRVAKERSGLNLRQAKGAYSDVAFEYLNKKISKISDSYGFLKDNGEEDWIFERNIFTDKSHIMRKIDGTLNYLKFVNTDSHNKIWGNGNAYGPISVASEKFKRYLQLFGKEAEQAKPEDIIKFALPGFFNIDFEFVDTKNKSTKIKLSDMSSGEQQSIFNINTILYHLYNIQSIHPKDKDVKKKGASSKRAAYSNVNIVLDEVELYYHPQMQRALVKSMVSSLENLKGSSGIKSINICILTHSPFILSDIPACNVLLLERGKKGNSVVKPSTGESFAANINDLLADSFFLEDTLMGDFASQEITSLIERIDSGNSAEQDDYFIEMIGDPYLKTSLRTFKKSHDKDSN; from the coding sequence ATGAATGATTTCAAATTAATTGCCATAATTCCCCTTAGCGGTTGCAACAGCGCTTTTTCCAAAAGCCTTACTCTGGGAACTCCATTTCAATTTTATCAGCATTACGATATTTTAACGGAAGCAAATGAAAAAATCACAAATGTAACTGCAATTGAAAAACTCCACAGCGTAAAGGATTTATATAAATTAAGCAATGGCATCAAGCTTAATATTTCTGCAGTTGCAGGTAAGAACGGTTCTGGAAAGAGCACCATTTTTGAACTGTTTTATTACGCTATATATCTGACTGCAACAAGACCATCAGAAGGAGAAGAGCCCCTTCTCAATAAAGCTTTTGGGTATCTGCAATATCAGAAAAATACTGCTGAACAGCACCGCAGATCACTCATTCATGCGGCCAAGCTTCCAGGGTTTGAAAAATTAGACGCAGAAAAAACAAAGAAAATTGATAATCTTGAAGTGTATATCTTCGAAATTATAAGGGAGAACGAACTAAAGATCAATGCGTCGCGTTTTTCTTCTCTCCCTCAAATTTACGAACATGTATCAGCGCAGCTTCAGAACAGAATCTCTGATTTGGACTTTGAGATTGAGCAGGAAAAAGCAAAGGAATCTCTTCTTGACGAGTCATTTAATGTTTCGGTGCTTTATGAAACAGGGGGAGAAATCAGGGAGCTGCTCTGCAGGGGAGGAGAGGTGGAACATTCCAGATTTGACCAGAAATTGGACGGGGCAAAATTTCCACTGGAGAATTTCAGTCTGAATGACTTTTTTTATACTATAAGCCTTAACTACTCGCACCACAGCCTGAATTCAAAAAACCTTGGGCATTGGATCAACAAGCTCTTTCATAAAAACGATGGCTACAGGACTCCTGTTGTGATCAATCCTATGCGCCATGAGGGGAATTTCAATATCAACGACGAGCTAAAGCTTTCCCGTGAGCGCCTACTTTCAAACTTGGCTTATAATTTGATCAATAGCGATGATAATCTGCTTCTTGACAGATACAAGGTTACCAGATTTATTTTTACGCCAAAGCTTGGCCCTGGATTAAAAGATATCGATCAGCTTACGTTAAGGGTTGCAAAGGAAAGAAGTGGCCTAAATCTTAGACAAGCCAAGGGAGCCTACTCTGATGTGGCGTTTGAATATCTTAATAAGAAAATTTCAAAAATTTCTGATAGCTATGGTTTTTTAAAAGATAATGGTGAGGAGGACTGGATTTTTGAAAGAAATATTTTTACCGACAAAAGCCATATAATGAGAAAGATTGACGGGACGCTTAATTATCTGAAGTTTGTCAATACCGATTCGCATAATAAAATCTGGGGCAATGGTAACGCATATGGGCCAATTTCAGTTGCCTCAGAGAAATTCAAGAGATACCTGCAGCTCTTTGGTAAAGAAGCTGAGCAGGCCAAGCCTGAGGACATCATCAAGTTTGCGCTTCCTGGTTTTTTTAATATTGACTTCGAATTTGTGGACACCAAAAACAAAAGTACTAAAATCAAACTCAGTGATATGAGCTCGGGAGAGCAGCAATCGATTTTCAATATAAACACGATCCTATACCACTTGTATAATATACAGTCGATACATCCTAAAGATAAAGATGTTAAGAAAAAAGGCGCTTCCTCGAAAAGGGCTGCCTATTCCAACGTAAACATCGTGCTGGATGAAGTGGAACTGTATTATCATCCTCAGATGCAGCGCGCTTTGGTCAAGAGCATGGTCAGCTCGCTTGAGAATCTAAAAGGGTCAAGTGGTATAAAATCTATAAATATCTGCATCCTGACCCACTCGCCTTTCATACTTTCGGACATACCTGCATGCAATGTACTTCTTTTGGAGCGCGGCAAAAAAGGAAATTCAGTGGTGAAGCCCAGCACAGGAGAAAGTTTCGCAGCCAACATAAACGATCTGCTTGCAGACAGCTTCTTTTTGGAGGATACCCTGATGGGGGATTTTGCATCACAGGAAATCACCTCCCTCATTGAAAGAATAGACAGCGGAAACTCTGCAGAGCAGGATGATTATTTCATCGAGATGATAGGTGACCCTTATCTAAAAACGAGTCTTAGAACCTTTAAAAAATCCCATGATAAAGATAGTAATTGA
- a CDS encoding PD-(D/E)XK nuclease family protein, with the protein MDIASFLALKEFDGIEKRIGDVQQQMELNRFNLFTISSYNAYLENFHSDVIKLLLDPQERHGHHNAFLDLFLDYLIFLGAQIDKSHYGLCQVTREKGKIDIWITDSTSKKTIIIENKINNAGDMENQLENYYNYAQSCGFQVDSIIYLTLHGNKNAPWTDNLELNAKILNLTAFKNNDDLCRGWLQKCYEISKDEHSRSFIFQYLKLIKHLSQQGMDREIKEDFYKIISTDSGYQKAKAVAALVAGLDEYRTDLLLEKINGDYAPFKKIYRYRPNHQLFERYYDNDILYKIDVQLLSGGNAQIDFWNPGQDHQTQKHNVSEKLKSIGLYEEFEHGGAGGGMYKFFDSDAIGSIEEVDSELYNYLMALFKKLR; encoded by the coding sequence ATGGATATTGCTTCGTTTCTGGCATTAAAGGAATTTGACGGCATAGAGAAAAGAATCGGCGATGTGCAACAGCAGATGGAGCTCAACCGGTTTAATCTCTTTACCATTTCCTCCTACAATGCCTATCTTGAAAATTTTCACAGCGACGTGATCAAGCTCCTGCTGGATCCTCAGGAACGTCATGGGCACCACAATGCCTTTTTAGACCTATTTCTAGATTATCTGATTTTTTTGGGCGCCCAGATAGACAAAAGCCACTACGGGCTCTGCCAGGTCACAAGAGAAAAAGGAAAAATTGATATCTGGATCACCGACAGCACCTCAAAAAAAACAATCATAATTGAAAATAAAATAAACAATGCAGGAGATATGGAAAACCAGCTTGAAAATTATTACAATTATGCCCAGAGCTGCGGTTTCCAGGTTGATAGCATCATATATCTTACCCTGCATGGCAACAAGAATGCTCCATGGACAGACAACCTGGAGCTCAACGCAAAAATTTTGAACCTCACAGCCTTTAAAAACAATGACGATTTATGCCGGGGATGGCTTCAAAAATGCTACGAAATATCCAAAGACGAGCACTCGCGCTCATTTATTTTCCAATATTTAAAACTAATTAAACATTTATCCCAGCAAGGCATGGACAGAGAGATCAAAGAAGATTTTTATAAGATCATAAGCACAGACAGCGGTTATCAAAAAGCAAAAGCTGTAGCCGCACTGGTTGCAGGATTAGACGAGTACCGCACGGATCTTCTGCTTGAAAAAATAAACGGAGACTACGCCCCCTTTAAAAAAATATACCGATACCGCCCAAACCATCAGCTCTTCGAGAGATATTATGACAATGATATTCTTTACAAAATTGATGTGCAGCTGCTATCAGGCGGAAATGCGCAGATTGATTTCTGGAATCCGGGCCAGGATCACCAAACCCAGAAGCACAATGTATCTGAAAAGCTGAAGTCCATAGGCCTTTACGAAGAGTTCGAACATGGCGGAGCCGGAGGAGGAATGTATAAGTTTTTCGATTCAGATGCCATAGGCTCCATTGAAGAGGTTGACAGCGAGCTTTATAATTATTTGATGGCGCTTTTCAAAAAGCTCCGCTGA
- a CDS encoding PcfJ domain-containing protein, which produces MKVADALKRNGFKEAFYNIAPQILFPALLRDPIAETLLKTSQSSLLHYYLHSSEQHIKQNWQALKVCLKKNYLINDYPIWEDYIALLRWFKKDLSCPLYVCPENLWEAHHRLIIRKRAIQKREHLLQMRSETLQAQKLYMEEKKAFFGLCFKDKNLAISVIENVQDFMDEGDTLHHCLFTNEYHKKKNSLILSAKVDGHSVETIEVSLKTLEIIQCRGMKNNSSEHHKRIMDLVSRNLNQIKARVKKNSQRPELA; this is translated from the coding sequence ATGAAAGTGGCAGACGCTCTTAAAAGAAACGGATTTAAAGAGGCATTCTACAATATCGCACCGCAGATCCTTTTTCCAGCCCTGCTGAGGGATCCCATTGCAGAAACGCTTTTGAAAACCTCGCAGTCTTCTCTGCTCCACTATTATCTGCACTCTTCAGAACAGCATATAAAACAGAACTGGCAGGCATTGAAAGTCTGCCTTAAAAAAAACTATTTAATCAATGATTATCCTATTTGGGAGGATTACATAGCCCTGCTGAGATGGTTCAAAAAAGACCTGAGCTGTCCGCTGTACGTCTGCCCCGAAAATCTGTGGGAAGCCCACCACAGGCTGATCATCCGAAAAAGAGCAATCCAAAAGAGAGAACACCTCCTGCAGATGCGTTCTGAGACCCTGCAGGCCCAGAAATTATACATGGAGGAGAAAAAAGCTTTTTTTGGATTGTGTTTCAAAGACAAAAATCTGGCTATTTCAGTGATTGAAAATGTGCAGGATTTCATGGACGAGGGCGATACCCTGCATCATTGCCTTTTTACCAATGAATACCATAAGAAAAAAAACTCGCTTATCCTTTCTGCAAAGGTGGACGGGCATTCGGTTGAAACTATTGAAGTTTCGCTCAAAACTTTGGAGATAATCCAGTGCAGAGGCATGAAAAACAATTCTTCCGAACATCACAAACGGATTATGGATCTTGTAAGCAGGAATCTCAATCAGATAAAGGCGCGGGTGAAAAAAAACAGTCAAAGACCTGAACTTGCATGA
- a CDS encoding PcfK-like family protein has protein sequence MNGSEKFKTRIEVFLKEKALSDALFSPMLEKPSKNLESCLTYIIAEVKKTGLCAFDDSEIFDMTVKYYTDDTIGTPPEIKCRVVTDQPKQADLFSVPSPVAENAAEKIPSQETRLAVPALKEIPKTAQTALTLFDL, from the coding sequence ATGAACGGTTCAGAAAAATTCAAAACAAGAATAGAGGTTTTCCTTAAAGAGAAAGCCCTATCGGATGCCCTATTCTCTCCCATGCTGGAGAAACCCTCAAAAAATCTCGAAAGCTGCCTTACATACATTATTGCAGAAGTCAAAAAAACAGGCCTCTGCGCTTTTGACGACAGCGAGATTTTTGACATGACAGTAAAATATTATACGGATGATACTATCGGCACACCGCCAGAAATAAAATGCAGAGTCGTGACAGATCAGCCCAAGCAGGCCGATTTGTTCTCCGTTCCTTCCCCTGTGGCAGAAAATGCTGCAGAGAAAATTCCCTCCCAAGAAACTCGCCTTGCTGTCCCAGCACTTAAGGAAATCCCAAAAACGGCACAGACCGCCCTGACACTTTTTGACTTATGA
- a CDS encoding single-stranded DNA-binding protein, with amino-acid sequence MEIIGRLTKDAVVAKAGKERQVVNFSIAVNDSYRTKNSTARVRIVTYIECSYWLSTGVAQYLKKGTAVELFGRIGLNVYIGNDSQAHGSLTFHTSNIKIIAFVGDAQKSTNATGAVLEQPSGKEPDDLPF; translated from the coding sequence ATGGAAATCATTGGAAGACTCACAAAAGATGCCGTAGTGGCAAAAGCGGGAAAAGAAAGACAGGTGGTCAATTTCTCAATTGCCGTCAACGACAGCTACAGAACCAAAAACAGCACCGCGCGTGTAAGAATTGTAACCTACATCGAATGCTCCTATTGGCTTTCGACAGGAGTGGCGCAGTATCTCAAGAAAGGCACAGCCGTCGAGCTTTTCGGGCGCATCGGGCTCAACGTGTATATCGGAAACGATTCCCAGGCACATGGAAGTCTGACCTTTCACACCAGCAATATCAAGATAATCGCTTTTGTCGGTGATGCCCAAAAATCAACAAATGCCACTGGCGCTGTCCTAGAGCAGCCATCTGGGAAAGAACCCGACGATCTTCCTTTTTAA
- a CDS encoding KAP family NTPase yields the protein MPKKLHQFFKTFTLAVFVIFCFVYFQKPLNAAITKFLMSDPKYNEWNLKLLVFLAFTSLCTILYSSLIKPKYLPSKTEHFFIAISYIVLWCYRLDYSGLDWNLHVFFENGFYDVKYLDLPIALITAFYLSCILNALLATKKKQSSVNFLVGDDPLSKQEEDRLDHASTVGRLTEILLNEQHPKSITIGLVGPWGNGKSSVMQMIKSSIESSDPHKGGEIISIQFLPYLNHNENDIINEFFTTLSNEIAPYSGRLSSQLLDYSQKLTDLYQNKSITSFLENQVANFSKLSASTLYSDIDETLGRIDKKIIIFVDDLDRLSPTEILQTLKLIRNTANFRNTFFIVAMDKEYVVKRLREKGNILDTRFVDKFFQLEVYLPEIDNTVLKNYFIEELLKANPLSPSPDNFTQLLDEALSSPLILFEHYVKNFRDAKRAVNQIRYDLSLYKEDFAYLNLKDFINFTFMKLKFPSVLKQLNDNMGDYLEIDKSQEGVYRLIKNEPAAENLTPEQINAQISDTLFTEEIANIKELKKYIIYQKILGGRKKNNKLGLKINRSDKKLLIKTLAFLFGEENHIESQDSIRYINNFQMLAQQRIFSNYFKQAEFEKLHAIGYELLKPELGQIEKDGKTPQLLDRLKYFASKDPEKLKRTIEYSVLLYENSALKGRYDNEIFRLINKFTEELHKLSEDKQQYKDWINEAIFTNKSLKPEMLLNLVEAIWRNRHIEELWHFDQPQFASIAAKIYKNYMASYTIPATYDNNINNIYHAYNQVKDIAREEANETFKDFWQGKNIEFLCMLMTDLESALYTVFKISSFATEIFGSKSDFIRFVASHQDHGLESVKEFLAFYRLLEITGHSSALLYDFSKSKMMKKKVDANVSSSASGDFPHQSHAPQLIVKITDIELGGRFPSAVSYSNKFKAASFIFQEEFYLKIDILEENIDYWVSRIIDKLIALDSGHAAFDYQNTEIQENTKIYMSADNYIEFVSIKPKQEKIKYIEESGGLAP from the coding sequence ATGCCGAAAAAATTACACCAATTCTTTAAGACATTTACCTTGGCAGTATTTGTCATTTTCTGCTTCGTCTATTTCCAAAAACCTCTCAATGCAGCGATCACGAAATTTTTGATGAGCGATCCCAAATACAACGAGTGGAATTTGAAACTGCTGGTATTCCTAGCTTTCACCTCCCTGTGCACTATTCTTTATTCTAGTCTTATAAAGCCGAAGTATCTTCCATCCAAGACAGAACATTTTTTTATCGCCATCTCTTATATTGTGCTTTGGTGCTACCGCCTAGATTACAGCGGGCTTGACTGGAACCTTCATGTTTTTTTTGAGAATGGATTTTACGATGTAAAATATTTGGACCTGCCCATTGCGCTGATTACTGCCTTTTATCTTTCCTGCATATTAAACGCCTTGCTGGCTACCAAAAAAAAGCAGTCTTCTGTGAATTTCCTTGTAGGAGATGATCCTCTTTCAAAACAAGAAGAGGACAGGCTCGACCATGCTTCAACTGTTGGCAGGCTTACCGAGATACTGCTTAATGAACAGCATCCAAAATCAATAACCATAGGCCTTGTCGGTCCTTGGGGAAACGGAAAATCCAGCGTCATGCAGATGATAAAAAGCAGCATTGAGTCAAGCGATCCCCATAAAGGCGGAGAAATAATCTCGATTCAGTTCCTGCCGTATCTAAATCACAATGAAAACGACATCATCAATGAATTCTTTACTACACTGAGTAATGAGATTGCACCCTACAGCGGAAGGCTTTCCAGCCAGCTTCTTGACTATTCACAAAAACTCACGGACCTGTATCAGAATAAAAGCATAACCAGTTTTCTGGAAAACCAGGTTGCCAATTTCTCTAAGCTATCAGCTAGTACTCTTTACAGCGATATAGATGAAACTCTCGGCAGAATCGACAAAAAAATAATAATCTTCGTGGATGATCTCGACCGCCTGAGCCCGACTGAAATCCTGCAAACTCTCAAACTCATTCGAAATACCGCAAACTTTAGAAACACTTTTTTCATCGTTGCAATGGACAAGGAATACGTAGTCAAAAGGCTAAGAGAAAAGGGAAACATCTTGGACACAAGGTTTGTAGACAAATTTTTTCAGCTTGAGGTATACCTGCCTGAAATTGATAATACAGTCTTAAAAAATTATTTTATTGAAGAGCTTCTCAAAGCCAATCCACTGAGTCCTTCACCAGATAATTTTACGCAGCTTCTTGATGAGGCCCTTTCGAGCCCACTTATCCTGTTCGAACATTATGTGAAAAACTTCAGGGATGCCAAAAGAGCTGTAAATCAGATCAGGTATGACCTTTCCCTTTACAAGGAAGACTTCGCATACCTCAATCTCAAGGACTTCATAAACTTCACTTTTATGAAACTCAAATTCCCTAGTGTCTTAAAGCAGCTCAATGACAATATGGGTGACTATTTGGAAATTGACAAATCACAAGAAGGTGTCTACAGACTGATCAAAAATGAGCCGGCCGCAGAAAACCTCACCCCTGAGCAAATTAATGCCCAGATTTCTGACACTCTTTTTACGGAAGAGATCGCTAATATAAAAGAACTGAAAAAATATATAATATACCAGAAGATTCTAGGCGGCAGAAAGAAAAACAACAAGCTTGGACTCAAAATAAACAGAAGCGACAAAAAACTGCTCATCAAAACTCTCGCCTTTTTATTTGGGGAAGAAAACCATATTGAATCCCAGGATTCCATAAGATATATTAATAATTTCCAAATGCTCGCACAGCAGCGCATTTTTTCCAATTACTTCAAACAGGCAGAATTTGAAAAGTTGCACGCAATCGGCTATGAGCTCCTGAAGCCTGAGCTTGGACAGATCGAAAAAGATGGAAAGACGCCGCAGCTGCTAGACCGCCTGAAATACTTTGCGTCCAAAGATCCCGAAAAACTTAAAAGAACCATTGAGTATTCAGTCCTGTTATATGAAAACAGTGCCTTGAAGGGCAGATATGATAACGAAATCTTCAGGCTGATCAATAAATTTACCGAAGAACTTCACAAACTTTCAGAGGATAAGCAGCAATACAAAGACTGGATAAATGAAGCAATATTCACCAACAAATCCCTCAAGCCCGAAATGCTCCTGAACCTGGTAGAGGCTATATGGAGAAACAGACACATTGAAGAATTGTGGCATTTTGATCAGCCGCAGTTTGCCTCCATTGCTGCAAAGATCTATAAAAATTATATGGCCTCTTATACCATACCCGCTACATATGACAACAATATAAACAACATATATCATGCTTATAACCAAGTTAAGGATATTGCCCGGGAAGAGGCCAACGAAACGTTTAAAGATTTCTGGCAGGGGAAAAATATAGAATTTTTATGCATGCTGATGACAGATCTGGAATCAGCTTTGTATACGGTTTTCAAGATTTCAAGCTTTGCTACGGAAATTTTTGGAAGCAAGTCCGATTTTATTAGATTCGTGGCATCTCATCAAGACCACGGTCTTGAGTCCGTGAAGGAATTCCTTGCCTTCTACAGGCTTCTTGAAATAACAGGACATTCATCCGCGCTGCTTTATGATTTTTCAAAATCTAAAATGATGAAGAAAAAAGTGGATGCGAATGTGTCATCATCCGCATCAGGAGATTTTCCGCATCAGAGCCACGCCCCTCAGCTCATTGTCAAAATAACGGACATAGAGCTTGGCGGGAGATTTCCTTCTGCGGTTTCCTATTCCAATAAATTCAAGGCTGCTTCATTCATTTTTCAGGAAGAATTCTACCTGAAGATAGATATATTGGAGGAAAACATCGATTACTGGGTGTCCAGAATCATTGACAAGCTTATTGCACTGGATTCGGGCCACGCGGCTTTCGATTATCAGAACACCGAAATACAGGAAAACACCAAAATTTACATGTCCGCTGATAATTATATTGAATTTGTCTCCATCAAACCAAAACAGGAAAAGATAAAATATATCGAAGAGAGCGGTGGGCTCGCCCCTTAA
- a CDS encoding DUF4007 family protein, with protein sequence MHILKFSGHDTFYCRQQWLLKGVELIGNECVGGFGDLEEAILNLGVGKNMVQAIQYWLRAFALVDDEKRLSTIANLIFSEQNGYDRYLEDEGTLWLLQYLICKTRTASIFNLIFSDYAKERISNEFDEKQILNFIKIKIAETTNRETSDNTLSSDFKVFIQSYFSGVRVAKTLEDDFNSPLIELNLISSINRENGVVTYKLNKENRIDFPLEIFGFCLLEQYGNKGSVQFKEIRETLGSYFVLTNEGLEIILEKLCSKYIEFVFNDDAGIRQIQLKGDDDNFKMELLENYYHGV encoded by the coding sequence ATGCATATTTTAAAATTTTCGGGGCACGATACCTTTTACTGCAGGCAGCAATGGTTATTGAAAGGAGTTGAACTTATTGGTAATGAGTGTGTTGGTGGGTTTGGTGATCTTGAGGAAGCGATTCTGAATCTTGGTGTCGGAAAAAATATGGTTCAGGCAATACAATATTGGCTGAGAGCTTTTGCTCTTGTAGACGATGAAAAAAGATTGTCAACAATAGCCAATTTAATTTTTTCCGAACAAAATGGTTATGACAGATACTTGGAAGACGAGGGGACATTGTGGCTTCTGCAATATCTGATATGTAAAACTAGGACAGCGAGCATTTTTAATTTAATTTTCTCGGATTATGCCAAAGAGCGAATCAGCAATGAATTCGATGAAAAACAGATATTGAATTTTATCAAGATAAAAATTGCAGAAACAACGAATAGAGAAACAAGTGATAATACTTTGAGCTCTGATTTTAAGGTTTTTATACAGAGCTATTTCTCAGGAGTTAGAGTTGCAAAGACTTTGGAAGACGATTTCAATTCTCCTTTGATTGAATTAAATCTTATTTCGTCGATCAATAGGGAAAATGGTGTCGTGACTTATAAATTGAACAAAGAAAACCGCATTGATTTTCCTTTAGAAATTTTCGGCTTTTGCCTGTTGGAGCAATATGGTAATAAAGGATCCGTTCAGTTTAAGGAGATCAGAGAAACTTTAGGCTCTTATTTTGTCTTGACCAATGAGGGGCTTGAAATCATACTTGAAAAATTATGTTCGAAATATATTGAATTTGTTTTTAATGATGATGCGGGTATCAGACAGATACAATTGAAGGGAGATGACGATAATTTTAAAATGGAATTACTAGAAAACTACTACCATGGGGTTTAA
- a CDS encoding phosphoadenosine phosphosulfate reductase family protein has product MGKIKHVLGISGGKDSAALAIYMSQKHPDIDVEYYTCDTGKELTETYDLISKLNSVLGKNIRLYKSIDEANSPEKNPFDHFLAMYGGYLPSATARWCTGKMKLEPFENEIADTPTISYVGIRGDENREGYISKRENIQSIFPFRKNIWSEDVIKKFLNNSNLDFIGANYSKLNPVNLALILNYVSQPISMRFTQKQKLNALLDADAKLFNKVVFEWLKTTDYPVGKLESFSLIDNDENLGIDDIFRILEESGVGIPAYYKPIDYSVEIDGEIKQGTYSRSRSGCFFCFYQQKIEWVWLLEQHPNLYEAAITYEKEGYTWMEEPLVELKKPERVNAIKREHYIRMNRNKLNTKTATSWQDEILQSEGEGCASCFI; this is encoded by the coding sequence ATGGGTAAAATCAAACACGTTTTAGGGATATCAGGAGGAAAGGATAGTGCGGCCTTGGCTATCTACATGAGCCAGAAACATCCAGATATAGATGTAGAATACTATACTTGCGATACCGGAAAGGAATTGACAGAAACGTATGATCTGATATCGAAGCTTAATTCAGTATTAGGTAAGAATATTAGGCTTTATAAGTCAATAGACGAGGCCAATTCGCCAGAAAAGAATCCGTTTGACCATTTTTTGGCGATGTATGGAGGATATCTACCTTCTGCTACCGCGAGATGGTGTACTGGCAAGATGAAGCTTGAGCCATTCGAGAATGAGATAGCCGATACTCCGACTATTTCATATGTAGGAATTCGCGGTGACGAAAATCGTGAAGGCTACATATCAAAACGTGAAAACATACAATCGATATTTCCATTCAGAAAAAATATTTGGAGTGAGGATGTCATTAAGAAGTTTTTGAATAATAGTAATTTGGATTTTATTGGCGCTAATTACTCAAAATTAAATCCAGTCAATCTTGCCCTGATCTTAAACTATGTTTCGCAGCCTATTTCAATGCGATTTACGCAAAAGCAGAAATTAAATGCTTTATTAGATGCAGACGCTAAATTATTTAATAAAGTAGTATTTGAATGGCTTAAAACAACTGATTACCCAGTGGGAAAATTAGAATCGTTTTCACTTATAGATAATGATGAGAATCTGGGTATTGATGATATTTTTAGGATATTGGAAGAAAGTGGTGTAGGAATACCGGCATATTATAAGCCAATTGACTATTCGGTTGAAATTGATGGAGAAATAAAACAGGGTACATACTCCCGCAGCCGTTCTGGCTGTTTTTTCTGTTTTTATCAGCAGAAAATAGAATGGGTATGGCTTTTAGAACAACATCCTAACTTGTATGAAGCAGCAATTACGTATGAGAAAGAAGGATATACATGGATGGAAGAGCCGCTTGTTGAATTGAAGAAACCTGAAAGAGTCAATGCTATAAAAAGAGAGCATTACATCAGAATGAATCGTAATAAATTGAATACTAAAACGGCTACAAGTTGGCAAGATGAAATATTGCAGTCTGAAGGAGAAGGATGTGCTAGTTGTTTTATTTAA
- a CDS encoding nucleoside 2-deoxyribosyltransferase domain-containing protein produces the protein MKTRIYLAGGFKGGWHNQVTQELGDNFIFFNPQKHDLNDVDKYTSWDLYHVEKCDILLGYMSKSNPSGYGLALEIGYAKAMNKLIILVDERSKFDSEFKRYFSICQESSNVSFDSLADAIGYIKSFVI, from the coding sequence ATGAAAACAAGAATTTATTTAGCCGGGGGATTTAAAGGTGGCTGGCATAATCAAGTAACTCAAGAACTAGGGGATAATTTTATTTTCTTTAACCCTCAAAAACATGATTTGAATGATGTTGATAAATACACATCATGGGACTTATACCATGTTGAAAAATGTGACATACTTTTGGGGTATATGTCAAAAAGCAATCCTTCAGGTTATGGATTAGCTTTGGAGATTGGATATGCAAAAGCTATGAATAAATTAATAATTCTAGTTGATGAACGGTCTAAATTTGATAGTGAGTTTAAAAGATATTTTTCTATTTGTCAAGAATCATCTAACGTTTCGTTTGATTCATTAGCAGATGCTATAGGTTATATAAAAAGTTTTGTCATTTAA